The Penaeus vannamei isolate JL-2024 chromosome 39, ASM4276789v1, whole genome shotgun sequence genome window below encodes:
- the LOC138860034 gene encoding homeobox-like protein HDP1, whose product MLEIQGRFDRCIPKERELVPRCQLVPVFMINKVFMINKVFMINKVFMTNKVFMINKVFIINKVFMINKVFMINKVFMLNKVFMINKVFMINKVFMINKVFMINKVFMINKVFMINKVFMINKVFMINKVFMINKVFMINKVFIINKVFMINKVFIINKVFMINKVFMINKVFIINKVFMIDKVFIINKVFMINKVFMINKAFMINKVFMINKVFMINKVFMINKVFMINKVFMINEVFMINKVFMINKVFIINKVFMINKVFIINKVFMINKVFMINKVFMINKVFMINKVFIINKVFMINKAFMINKVFMINKVFMINKVFMINKVFMINKVFMINKVFMINEVFMINKVFMINKVFIINKVFMINKVFMINKVFIINKVFIINKVFIINKVFMINKVFMINEVFMINKVFMINKVFIINSHFNFARSLHNTLNVH is encoded by the exons TGTTCATGATCAATAAAGTGTTCATGATCAATAAAGTGTTCATGATCAATAAAGTGTTCATGACCAATAAAGTGTTCATGATCAATAAAGTGTTCATAATCAATAAAGTGTTCATGATCAATAAAGTGTTCATGATCAATAAAGTGTTCATGCTCAATAAAGTGTTCATGATCAATAAAGTGTTCATGATCAATAAAGTGTTCATGATCAATAAAGTGTTCATGATCAATAAAGTGTTCATGATCAATAAAGTGTTCATGATCAATAAAGTGTTCATGATCAATAAAGTGTTCATGATCAATAAAGTGTTCATGATCAATAAAGTGTTCATGATCAATAAAGTGTTCATAATCAATAAAGTGTTCATGATAAATAAAGTGTTCATAATCAATAAAGTGTTCATGATCAATAAAGTGTTCATGATAAATAAAGTGTTCATAATCAATAAAGTGTTCATGATCGATAAAGTGTTCATAATCAATAAAGTGTTCATGATCAATAAAGTGTTCATGATCAATAAAGCGTTCATGATCAATAAAGTGTTCATGATCAATAAAGTGTTCATGATCAATAAAGTGTTCATGATCAATAAAGTGTTCATGATCAATAAAGTGTTCATGATCAATGAAGTGTTCATGATCAATAAAGTGTTCATGATCAATAAAGTGTTCATAATCAATAAAGTGTTCATGATCAATAAAGTGTTCATAATCAATAAAGTGTTCATGATCAATAAAGTGTTCATGATCAATAAAGTGTTCATGATCAATAAAGTGTTCATGATCAATAAAGTGTTCATAATCAATAAAGTGTTCATGATCAATAAAGCGTTCATGATCAATAAAGTGTTCATGATCAATAAAGTGTTCATGATCAATAAAGTGTTCATGATCAATAAAGTGTTCATGATCAATAAAGTGTTCATGATCAATAAAGTGTTCATGATCAATGAAGTGTTCATGATCAATAAAGTGTTCATGATCAATAAAGTGTTCATAATCAATAAAGTGTTCATGATCAATAAAGTGTTCATGATCAATAAAGTGTTCATAATCAATAAAGTGTTCATAATCAATAAAGTGTTCATAATCAATAAAGTGTTCATGATCAATAAAGTGTTCATGATCAATGAAGTGTTCATGATCAATAAAGTGTTCATGATCAATAAAGTGTTCATAATCAATAGTCATTTT AACTTTGCTCGAAGTCTCCACAATACTTTAAATGTCCACTGA